From one Acinonyx jubatus isolate Ajub_Pintada_27869175 chromosome B1, VMU_Ajub_asm_v1.0, whole genome shotgun sequence genomic stretch:
- the NKX6-1 gene encoding homeobox protein Nkx-6.1, with amino-acid sequence MLAVGAMEGTRQSAFLLSSPPLAALHSMAEMKTPLYPAAYPPLPAGPPSSSSSSSSSSSPSPPLGAHNPGSLKPPTAGGLSSLGSPPQQLSAATPHGINDILSRPSMPVASGAALPSASPSGSSSSSSSSTSVSSASAAAAAAAAAAAAASSPAGLLAGLPRFSSLSPPPPPPGLYFSPSAAAVAAVGRYPKPLAELPGRTPIFWPGVMQSPPWRDARLACTPHQGSILLDKDGKRKHTRPTFSGQQIFALEKTFEQTKYLAGPERARLAYSLGMTESQVKVWFQNRRTKWRKKHAAEMATAKKKQDSETERLKGASENEEEDDDYNKPLDPNSDDEKITQLLKKHKSSSGGGGGLLLHASETEGSS; translated from the exons ATGTTAGCGGTGGGGGCGATGGAGGGCACCCGGCAGAGCGCGTTCCTGCTCAGCAGCCCGCCCCTGGCTGCCCTGCACAGCATGGCCGAAATGAAGACCCCGCTGTACCCCGCGGCGTACCCCCCGCTGCCCGCCGGCCccccctcctcctcgtcctcctcgtcTTCTTCGTCGTCGCCCTCCCCGCCTTTGGGCGCTCACAACCCAGGCAGCCTGAAGCCCCCGACCGCGGGGGGGCTCTCGTCCCTGGGCAGCCCCCCACAGCAGCTCTCAGCCGCCACTCCACACGGCATCAACGACATCCTGAGCCGGCCCTCCATGCCGGTGGCCTCAGGGGCCGCCCTGCCCTCCGCCTCGCCCTCggggtcctcctcctcctcttcctcgtcCACCTCCGTTTCTTCCGCTTCGGCGGCTGCCGCGGCTGCCGCGGCTGCAGCAGCCGCTGCCTCATCCCCAGCGGGGCTGCTGGCCGGCCTGCCCCGCTTCAGCAGCCTGAgtccgccgccgccaccgcccggGCTCTACTTCAGCCCCAGCGCTGCGGCGGTGGCCGCCGTAGGTCGGTACCCCAAGCCGCTGGCCGAGCTGCCCGGCCGGACGCCCATCTTCTGGCCAGGAGTTATGCAGAGCCCACCCTGGAGGGACGCGCGCCTGGCCTGCACCCCTC ATCAAGGATCCATTTTGTTGGACAAAGACGGGAAGAGAAAACACACGAGACCCACGTTTTCGGGCCAGCAGATCTTCGCTTTGGAGAAGACTTTCGAACAAACGAAATACTTGGCGGGGCCCGAGAGGGCTCGCTTGGCCTATTCGCTGGGAATGACGGAGAGTCAGGTCAAG GTCTGGTTCCAGAACCGCCGGACCAAGTGGAGGAAGAAGCACGCGGCCGAGATGGCCACGGCCAAGAAGAAGCAGGATTCGGAGACCGAGCGGCTCAAGGGGGCCTCGGAGAacgaggaggaggacgacgactACAACAAGCCTCTGGACCCCAACTCGGACGACGAGAAGATCACGCAGCTGCTGAAGAAGCACAAGtccagcagcggcggcggcggcggcctccTGCTGCACGCGTCCGAGACCGAGGGCTCGTCCTGA